GTTCGCGAGTCATGGCGAGAAACCGCTCGAACACCTTAGTGTGTACGGCGACATACGGCAGGTACAGCCCCAGTCCGATCAGCACCATCAAAGTAAAGCCGTCAATCATCGCCGCCTGTCGACACAGGAGCGCCACGAGGATTAGTCCTAGCCCTGCGCCACAAATGCCGAGCGAGATAAAAAATGCTCGGCGACTATCACGGACAAAAACGGCCGATCCATTGGCCAGCAAGACGCCAAGTGCCACACAGTATTCCGATTGGCTGTAGATCGCTGGTACCGCCTTCTTGCCGAGCAGATCAAGCCATAACTCGGGTGCAAAATCACTACGGATGCTCCGCAAGATAGAAATAAGCAAGTACAAGATCACGAGCAGCGTGAGCCCGAACATATAGCGGAAATAGAGTTGCCAACGGTCGTTGCTCGACATCGTCACCCGCGCAGCGCGCTCGGCGATGTCTCGCTGGTTCGGTGGGGGGATCATCGCCAGCATCGCGACAAAGATCACCAGTGGCACCACAAAGAGCAGCCCGGCAACACTCGGCATCCACGGTTCAGGCACCTTCTGAATCAACAGCCAGGCCCCCACCGATTTGGTCATCCCATCTGCCAAAATGAAGCTGGTACACAGTCCGGCCGTTAACGCCTCGGTCGATCTTCGGCCTTCCAAGAATCCCAGCACGAGTCCAAACACCATGCCCAGTGAGAGTCCGTTCAAGAACAGGCTGCCGACGTTCCAAGGGCTTGGGAGCAGTCCAAAGAGTACCAGCGCGAATTGGGCGATCATCACGAGAAGCAGAATGCCGCCGGCACGACGATGCGGTGGCATCTCGGCGATGACTTTGATGCCAATAAACTTCGACAGCATATAACCAAGCGTTTGCGAGATGACGAGCGCAGTCTTGAGTGTGACCCCAGCCACCATCGCATCTTCAAATGTTGCTGCGGTGAACGGCTTGCGGAACGCATACATGCAGAAGTAAGTGCCAAACGCCGCCACGACCGACCATATTTGCCAAAACCAATCTGGCATATTCGTGCGAGAACCGCTCAGCGGCGCGACGCCTGCGACCGAAGCATCAGCGGGAGTAATTTTGAGATCGCGGTCCACGGCAGTCATAGCGAGCAAATCGAATGGGCAAAGACGCGTTTACTATACAGTCCGCCATCACAGCCTGTGTTTAGATTTCGTGAATCTGGCTGCCGACCCTGCTCAACGTTAGGTTCAGACGTTACGATGCGAAGCGAATAACTTAGGAATCTGGTGAAACCTCCGAGCCGCCCTTAACAGCGCTGCCTGCTATGGATTCTACAAACAGTTCGACTCATCATCCGACAACTCTAGCTGTCCTGCAATTATTCCGTGCTCATGGTGGCTCTCGCTATGGCGGAGAAAACGTTTCTCAGCTTGAGCATGCCTTGCAGGCGGCCTTTTTCGCCGAACGCGAAGGAGCGAGTTCGCCACTGATAGTAGCGGCGCTGTTGCACGATGTTGGTCACTTGCTCCACGACCTCCCCGCCGATGCTCCCGATCGCGGCATTGATGATCGCCACGAGGAACTGGGCGCTCATTGGTTGCAGGCTCGCTTCGCGGCGAATGTCTGCGATCCCGTGCAGTTACACGTGGTCGCCAAGCGGTACCTGTGCGCAGTTGAACCGACCTATCTCGGGCAGCTAAGCGCTCCTTCCATCCAAAGCCTAGGTTTGCAGGGTGGGCCCATGTCTCCGGACGAGGCGCGCCAATTCGAGCAGCATCCGCACTTTTGCGATGCCGTTCGCTTGCGCAAGTGGGACGATGCTGCCAAAGTCGAAGGACTTGTCACGCCCTATATCGAACACTTTGCCCCTCACTTAGATGCTGCAGCCAAACTTGCCGGAGCGGCAGAGTGAAGCCGCAGCAAGTCGGCATCATCGGTGCGGGAATCGTTGGCCTGGCCTATGCCTGGTCGGCTGCCCAGCGCGGGCATCGTGTCACGGTGTTCGAGCGAAGTCCGCAAGCCTGCGGCGCTTCGATTCGCAATTTCGGCATGATCTGGCCCATTGGTCAACCCGCCGGTGAACCGCACGAAATCGCACTCGCCAGCGCCGCGCGCTGGCGGCAAGTGGGCGAAGCGGCAGGAATCTGGGTAAATCCCTGTGGTTCCGTTCATCTCGCCCATCGCGATGATGAGTGGCAAGTGCTGCAAGAGTTTCATGCTCAATCCAACTCGCTCGGGTTTGAATGTGAACTGTTGACGTGCGACGAAGTGCTGCGCCGTACACCCGGAGCAAACCGTGAACAACTCAA
Above is a window of Anatilimnocola aggregata DNA encoding:
- a CDS encoding DUF5690 family protein; the encoded protein is MTAVDRDLKITPADASVAGVAPLSGSRTNMPDWFWQIWSVVAAFGTYFCMYAFRKPFTAATFEDAMVAGVTLKTALVISQTLGYMLSKFIGIKVIAEMPPHRRAGGILLLVMIAQFALVLFGLLPSPWNVGSLFLNGLSLGMVFGLVLGFLEGRRSTEALTAGLCTSFILADGMTKSVGAWLLIQKVPEPWMPSVAGLLFVVPLVIFVAMLAMIPPPNQRDIAERAARVTMSSNDRWQLYFRYMFGLTLLVILYLLISILRSIRSDFAPELWLDLLGKKAVPAIYSQSEYCVALGVLLANGSAVFVRDSRRAFFISLGICGAGLGLILVALLCRQAAMIDGFTLMVLIGLGLYLPYVAVHTKVFERFLAMTRERGNLGFLMYVADSIGYLGVVGVLLGKNLLNIEGSFLNFFLLVCWIATGLALCCLAGSWRYFSDRVREPKLVVAAEVTR
- a CDS encoding phosphonate degradation HD-domain oxygenase, coding for MDSTNSSTHHPTTLAVLQLFRAHGGSRYGGENVSQLEHALQAAFFAEREGASSPLIVAALLHDVGHLLHDLPADAPDRGIDDRHEELGAHWLQARFAANVCDPVQLHVVAKRYLCAVEPTYLGQLSAPSIQSLGLQGGPMSPDEARQFEQHPHFCDAVRLRKWDDAAKVEGLVTPYIEHFAPHLDAAAKLAGAAE